One part of the Hydra vulgaris chromosome 01, alternate assembly HydraT2T_AEP genome encodes these proteins:
- the LOC136075482 gene encoding uncharacterized protein LOC136075482, with protein MIWLKYTRVTVPERKGCRAVCNACRKEMEGQIQRMHEHIKKCKQSQPHEIMDSIEDQQLLEGNSPSTSQQQMKRFQPNSTSADKYLKIDKFFTRTSLKEKDLFDLQLGRFIYSTNSSFRTVEHKEFKKFINMLHPGYTLPNRTQIGGEILDRVYTEEIEKCNVLNGKIVAMSLDGWSNVHNEPIVCISVITDKINILVETINTSGHSHTGEYLT; from the exons ATGATTTGGTTAAAATATACACGAGTGACTGTTCCAGAAAGAAAGGGGTGTAGAGCAGTTTGTAATGCGTGTAGAAAAGAAATGGAAGGTCAAATTCAAAGGATGCATGAACATATAAAAAAGTGCAAGCAATCACAACCCCATGAAATTATGGATTCAATTGAAGATCAACAACTTCTTGAAG GTAACTCACCATCAACATCACAACAACAAATGAAAAGGTTCCAGCCCAATTCAACATCAGctgataaatatttgaaaattgatAAGTTTTTCACACGAACAAGCCTCAAAGAGAAAGATTTATTTGATCTGCAACTTGGTAGATTTATATACAGTACAAACTCTAGCTTCAGAACAGTTGAAcacaaagaatttaaaaaatttatcaatatgcTTCATCCAGGATACACTCTACCTAATAGAACTCAAATTGGAGGAGAAATATTAGATAGGGTTTACacagaagaaattgaaaaatgtaatgtattGAATGGGAAAATTGTAGCCATGTCTTTAGATGGCTGGAGTAATGTACATAATGAACCAATAGTTTGTATCTCTGTaattacagataaaattaacattttagtagAAACAATCAACACTTCTGGTCATTCACATACTGGTGAATATCTTACATAA